One segment of Kogia breviceps isolate mKogBre1 chromosome 14, mKogBre1 haplotype 1, whole genome shotgun sequence DNA contains the following:
- the PLCG1 gene encoding 1-phosphatidylinositol 4,5-bisphosphate phosphodiesterase gamma-1 isoform X2, whose amino-acid sequence MAGAASPCANGCGPGAPSDAEVLHLCRSLEVGTVMTLFYSKKSQRPERKTFQVKLETRQITWSRGADKIEGAIDIREIKEIRPGKTSRDFDRYQEDPAFRPDQSHCFVILYGMEFRLKTLSLQATSEDEVNMWIKGLTWLMEDTLQAATPLQIERWLRKQFYSVDRNREDRISAKDLKNMLSQVNYRVPNMRFLRERLTDLEQRTSDITYGQFAQLYRSLMYSAQKTMDLPFLEASALRAGERPELCRVSLPEFQQFLLEYQGELWAVDRLQVQEFMLSFLRDPLREIEEPYFFLDEFVTFLFSKENSIWNSQLDAVCPDTMNNPLSHYWISSSHNTYLTGDQFSSESSLEAYARCLRMGCRCIELDCWDGPDGMPVIYHGHTLTTKIKFSDVLHTIKEHAFVASEYPVILSIEDHCSIAQQRNMAQYFKKVLGDTLLTKPVDIAADGLPSPSQLKRKILIKHKKLAEGSAYEEVPTSVMYSENDISNSIKNGILYLEDPVNHEWYPHYFVLTSSKIYYSEETSSDQGNEDEEEPKEASGSTELHSNEKWFHGKLGAGRDGRHIAERLLTEYCIETGAPDGSFLVRESETFVGDYTLSFWRNGKVQHCRIHSRQDAGTPKFFLTDNLVFDSLYDLITHYQQVPLRCNEFEMRLSEPVPQTNAHESKEWYHASLTRAQAEHMLMRVPRDGAFLVRKRNEPNSYAISFRAEGKIKHCRVQQEGQTVMLGNSEFDSLVDLVSYYEKHPLYRKMKLRYPINEEALEKIGTAEPDYGALYEGRNPGFYVEANPMPTFKCAVKALFDYKAQREDELTFTKSAIIQNVEKQEGGWWRGDYGGKKQLWFPSNYVEEMVSPAALEPEREHLDENSPLGDLLRGVLDVPACQIAIRPEGKNNRLFVFSISMASVAHWSLDVAADSQEELQDWVKKIREVAQTADARLTEGKMMERRKKIALELSELVVYCRPVPFDEEKIGTERACYRDMSSFPETKAEKYVNKAKGKKFLQYNRLQLSRIYPKGQRLDSSNYDPLPMWICGSQLVALNFQTPDKPMQMNQALFLAGGHCGYVLQPSIMRDEAFDPFDKSSLRGLEPCAICIEVLGARHLPKNGRGIVCPFVELEVAGAEYDSTKQKTEFVVDNGLNPMWPAKPFHFQISNPEFAFLRFVVYEEDMFSDQNFLAQATFPVKGLKTGYRAVPLKNNYSEDLELASLLVKVDVFPAKENGDLSPFGGASLRERGCDASGQLFHGRAREGSFEARYQQPFEDFRISQEHLADHFDSRERRAPRRTRVNGDNRL is encoded by the exons TTGACATTCGAGAAATCAAGGAGATCCGCCCGGGGAAGACCTCACGGGACTTCGATCGCTACCAAGAGGATCCTGCTTTTCGACCGGACCAGTCACACTGCTTTGTCATCCTGTATGGAATGGAATTCCGCCTGAAGACCCTGAGCCTGCAAG CTACGTCTGAGGATGAAGTGAACATGTGGATCAAGGGCCTGACTTGGCTGATGGAGGATACGTTGCAGGCGGCCACACCCTTGCAGATTGAGAG GTGGCTGCGGAAGCAGTTCTACTCAGTGGACCGGAATCGTGAGGATCG TATATCAGCCAAGGACCTGAAAAACATGCTGTCCCAGGTCAACTATCGGGTCCCCAACATGCGCTTCCTCCGAGAGCGGCTGACG GACCTGGAGCAGCGCACCAGCGACATCACCTACGGGCAGTTTGCTCAGCTGTACCGCAGCCTCATGTACAGCGCCCAGAAGACG ATGGACCTCCCCTTCCTGGAAGCCAGTGCGCTGAG GGCGGGGGAGCGGCCGGAGCTCTGCCGGGTGTCCCTTCCTGAGTTCCAGCAGTTCCTCCTCGAGTACCAGGGG GAGCTGTGGGCTGTTGATCGGCTCCAGGTGCAGGAGTTCATGCTCAGCTTCCTCCGAGACCCCTTGCGAGAGATCGAGGAGCCTTACTTCTTCCTGGACGAG TTCGTCACCTTCCTGTTCTCCAAGGAGAACAGCATATGGAACTCACAGCTGGACGCCGTATGCCCCGACACCATGAACAACCCTCTGTCCCACTACTGGATCTCCTCCTCGCACAACAC ATACCTGACCGGGGACCAGTTTTCCAGCGAGTCCTCCCTGGAAGCCTACGCCCGCTGCCTGCGGATGGGCTGCCGCTGCATCGAGT TGGACTGCTGGGACGGTCCAGACGGGATGCCAGTCATTTACCACGGACACACCCTGACCACCAAGATCAAGTTCTCAGACGTCCTGCACACCATCAAGGAGCATGCCTTCGTGGCCTCAGA GTACCCGGTCATCTTGTCCATCGAGGACCATTGCAGCATCGCCCAGCAGAGGAACATGGCCCAGTACTTTAAGAAGGTGCTCGGGGACACACTCCTCACCAAGCCCGTGGACATTGCTGCTGACGGGCTCCCCTCACCCAGCCAGCTCAAGAGGAAGATCCTCATCAAG CACAAGAAGCTGGCTGAGGGCAGTGCCTATGAAGAGGTGCCTACATCCGTGATGTACTCTGAGAACGACATCAGCAACTCCATCAAGAATGGCATCCTCTACCTGGAGGACCCCGTGAATCAC GAGTGGTATCCCCACTACTTTGTTCTGACCAGTAGCAAGATCTACTACTCTGAGGAGACCAGCAGTGACCAGGGCAACGAGGATGAGGAGGAGCCCAAGGAG GCCAGTGGCAGCACAGAGCTGCACTCCAACGAGAAGTGGTTTCACGGGAAGCTCGGGGCGGGACGGGACGGGCGGCACATCGCCGAGCGCCTGCTCACGGAGTACTGCATCGAGACCGGGGCCCCCGACGGCTCCTTCCTCGTGCGCGAGAGCGAGACCTTCGTGGGCGACTACACCCTCTCCTTCTG gcgGAACGGCAAAGTCCAGCACTGCCGGATCCACTCCCGGCAGGACGCAGGGACCCCCAAGTTCTTCCTGACAGACAACCTCGTCTTCGACTCACTCTATGACCTCATCACACACTACCAGCAGGTGCCCCTGCGCTGCAACGAATTTGAGATGCGCCTCTCAGAGCCCGTCCCACAGACCAACGCCCATGAGAGCAAAGA GTGGTACCACGCGAGCCTGACCAGAGCGCAGGCCGAGCACATGCTGATGCGCGTCCCCCGAGACGGGGCCTTCCTGGTGCGGAAACGGAATGAGCCCAACTCCTACGCCATCTCCTTCCG GGCTGAGGGCAAGATCAAGCACTGCCGCGTCCAGCAGGAGGGCCAGACCGTGATGCTGGGCAACTCAGAGTTTGACAGCCTCGTGGACCTCGTCAGCTACTACGAGAAGCACCCCCTGTACCGCAAGATGAAGCTACGCTATCCCATCAACGAAGAGGCGCTGGAGAAGATCGGCACAGCG GAGCCCGACTACGGGGCCCTGTATGAGGGCCGCAACCCCGGCTTCTACGTGGAGGCGAACCCCATGCCGACTTTCAAG TGCGCCGTCAAAGCTCTCTTCGACTacaaggcccagagagaggacGAGCTGACTTTCACCAAGAGCGCCATCATCCAGAACGtggagaagcaggaaggaggCTG GTGGCGTGGTGACTATGGTGGGAAGAAGCAGCTGTGGTTCCCGTCGAACTACGTGGAAGAGATGGTCAGCCCTGCGGCCCTGGAGCCTGAGAGGGAG CACTTGGACGAGAACAGCCCCCTGGGGGACTTGCTGCGGGGGGTCTTGGATGTGCCGGCTTGTCAGATAG ccatcCGTCCTGAGGGCAAGAACAACCGGCTCTTCGTCTTCTCCATCAGCATGGCGTCGGTGGCACACTGGTCCTTAGATGTGGCTGCCGACTCACAGGAGGAGCTGCAGGACTGGGTGAAAAAGATCCGGGAAGTGGCCCAGACCGCGGATGCCAGG CTCACTGAGGGGAAGATGATGGAGCGGAGGAAGAAGATCGCCCTGGAGCTCTCCGAGCTTGTCGTCTACTGCCGGCCTGTTCCCTTCGACGAAGAGA AGATCGGCACAGAACGCGCCTGCTACCGGGACATGTCATCCTTCCCGGAAACCAAGGCTGAGAAGTACGTGAACAAGGCCAAAGGCAAGAAGTTCCTCCAGTACAACCGGCTGCAGCTCTCCCGCATCTACCCCAAGGGCCAGCGGCTGGACTCCTCCAATTACGACCCCTTGCCCATGTGGATCTGTGGCAGTCAGCTGGTGGCCCTCAACTTCCAGACCCCAG ACAAGCCTATGCAGATGAACCAGGCCCTCTTCCTGGCCGGCGGGCACTGTGGCTACGTGCTGCAGCCGAGCATCATGCGCGACGAGGCCTTCGACCCCTTTGACAAGAGCAGCCTCCGAGGGCTGGAGCCGTGTGCCATCTGCATCGAG GTGCTGGGGGCCCGGCATCTGCCGAAGAATGGCCGAGGTATCGTGTGTCCTTTCGTGGAGCTTGAGGTGGCCGGTGCTGAGTATGACAGCACCAAGCAGAAGACGGAGTTTGTGG TGGACAATGGACTGAACCCCATGTGGCCAGCCAAGCCCTTCCACTTCCAGATCAGTAACCCCGAATTCGCCTTCCTGCGCTTTGTGGTGTATGAGGAAGACATGTTTAGTGACCAGAACTTCCTGGCTCAGGCTACCTTCCCTGTGAAGGGCCTAAAGACAG GATACAGAGCGGTGCCTTTGAAGAACAACTATAGTGAGGACCTGGAGTTGGCCTCCCTGCTCGTCAAGGTCGACGTTTTCCCTGCCAAG GAGAACGGCGACCTCAGTCCCTTTGGGGGTGCGTCCCTGCGGGAGCGGGGCTGCGACGCCTCGGGCCAGCTGTTTCATGGCCGGGCCCGGGAAGGCTCCTTCGAAGCTCGCTACCAGCAGCCATTTGAGGACTTCCGCATCTCCCAGGAGCATCTCGCCGACCATTTTGACAGTCGGGAACGAAG GGCCCCGCGAAGGACTCGGGTCAATGGAGACAACCGCCTCTAG
- the PLCG1 gene encoding 1-phosphatidylinositol 4,5-bisphosphate phosphodiesterase gamma-1 isoform X1 translates to MAGAASPCANGCGPGAPSDAEVLHLCRSLEVGTVMTLFYSKKSQRPERKTFQVKLETRQITWSRGADKIEGAIDIREIKEIRPGKTSRDFDRYQEDPAFRPDQSHCFVILYGMEFRLKTLSLQATSEDEVNMWIKGLTWLMEDTLQAATPLQIERWLRKQFYSVDRNREDRISAKDLKNMLSQVNYRVPNMRFLRERLTDLEQRTSDITYGQFAQLYRSLMYSAQKTMDLPFLEASALRAGERPELCRVSLPEFQQFLLEYQGELWAVDRLQVQEFMLSFLRDPLREIEEPYFFLDEFVTFLFSKENSIWNSQLDAVCPDTMNNPLSHYWISSSHNTYLTGDQFSSESSLEAYARCLRMGCRCIELDCWDGPDGMPVIYHGHTLTTKIKFSDVLHTIKEHAFVASEYPVILSIEDHCSIAQQRNMAQYFKKVLGDTLLTKPVDIAADGLPSPSQLKRKILIKHKKLAEGSAYEEVPTSVMYSENDISNSIKNGILYLEDPVNHEWYPHYFVLTSSKIYYSEETSSDQGNEDEEEPKEASGSTELHSNEKWFHGKLGAGRDGRHIAERLLTEYCIETGAPDGSFLVRESETFVGDYTLSFWRNGKVQHCRIHSRQDAGTPKFFLTDNLVFDSLYDLITHYQQVPLRCNEFEMRLSEPVPQTNAHESKEWYHASLTRAQAEHMLMRVPRDGAFLVRKRNEPNSYAISFRAEGKIKHCRVQQEGQTVMLGNSEFDSLVDLVSYYEKHPLYRKMKLRYPINEEALEKIGTAEPDYGALYEGRNPGFYVEANPMPTFKCAVKALFDYKAQREDELTFTKSAIIQNVEKQEGGWWRGDYGGKKQLWFPSNYVEEMVSPAALEPEREHLDENSPLGDLLRGVLDVPACQIAIRPEGKNNRLFVFSISMASVAHWSLDVAADSQEELQDWVKKIREVAQTADARLTEGKMMERRKKIALELSELVVYCRPVPFDEEKIGTERACYRDMSSFPETKAEKYVNKAKGKKFLQYNRLQLSRIYPKGQRLDSSNYDPLPMWICGSQLVALNFQTPDKPMQMNQALFLAGGHCGYVLQPSIMRDEAFDPFDKSSLRGLEPCAICIEVLGARHLPKNGRGIVCPFVELEVAGAEYDSTKQKTEFVVDNGLNPMWPAKPFHFQISNPEFAFLRFVVYEEDMFSDQNFLAQATFPVKGLKTGYRAVPLKNNYSEDLELASLLVKVDVFPAKQENGDLSPFGGASLRERGCDASGQLFHGRAREGSFEARYQQPFEDFRISQEHLADHFDSRERRAPRRTRVNGDNRL, encoded by the exons TTGACATTCGAGAAATCAAGGAGATCCGCCCGGGGAAGACCTCACGGGACTTCGATCGCTACCAAGAGGATCCTGCTTTTCGACCGGACCAGTCACACTGCTTTGTCATCCTGTATGGAATGGAATTCCGCCTGAAGACCCTGAGCCTGCAAG CTACGTCTGAGGATGAAGTGAACATGTGGATCAAGGGCCTGACTTGGCTGATGGAGGATACGTTGCAGGCGGCCACACCCTTGCAGATTGAGAG GTGGCTGCGGAAGCAGTTCTACTCAGTGGACCGGAATCGTGAGGATCG TATATCAGCCAAGGACCTGAAAAACATGCTGTCCCAGGTCAACTATCGGGTCCCCAACATGCGCTTCCTCCGAGAGCGGCTGACG GACCTGGAGCAGCGCACCAGCGACATCACCTACGGGCAGTTTGCTCAGCTGTACCGCAGCCTCATGTACAGCGCCCAGAAGACG ATGGACCTCCCCTTCCTGGAAGCCAGTGCGCTGAG GGCGGGGGAGCGGCCGGAGCTCTGCCGGGTGTCCCTTCCTGAGTTCCAGCAGTTCCTCCTCGAGTACCAGGGG GAGCTGTGGGCTGTTGATCGGCTCCAGGTGCAGGAGTTCATGCTCAGCTTCCTCCGAGACCCCTTGCGAGAGATCGAGGAGCCTTACTTCTTCCTGGACGAG TTCGTCACCTTCCTGTTCTCCAAGGAGAACAGCATATGGAACTCACAGCTGGACGCCGTATGCCCCGACACCATGAACAACCCTCTGTCCCACTACTGGATCTCCTCCTCGCACAACAC ATACCTGACCGGGGACCAGTTTTCCAGCGAGTCCTCCCTGGAAGCCTACGCCCGCTGCCTGCGGATGGGCTGCCGCTGCATCGAGT TGGACTGCTGGGACGGTCCAGACGGGATGCCAGTCATTTACCACGGACACACCCTGACCACCAAGATCAAGTTCTCAGACGTCCTGCACACCATCAAGGAGCATGCCTTCGTGGCCTCAGA GTACCCGGTCATCTTGTCCATCGAGGACCATTGCAGCATCGCCCAGCAGAGGAACATGGCCCAGTACTTTAAGAAGGTGCTCGGGGACACACTCCTCACCAAGCCCGTGGACATTGCTGCTGACGGGCTCCCCTCACCCAGCCAGCTCAAGAGGAAGATCCTCATCAAG CACAAGAAGCTGGCTGAGGGCAGTGCCTATGAAGAGGTGCCTACATCCGTGATGTACTCTGAGAACGACATCAGCAACTCCATCAAGAATGGCATCCTCTACCTGGAGGACCCCGTGAATCAC GAGTGGTATCCCCACTACTTTGTTCTGACCAGTAGCAAGATCTACTACTCTGAGGAGACCAGCAGTGACCAGGGCAACGAGGATGAGGAGGAGCCCAAGGAG GCCAGTGGCAGCACAGAGCTGCACTCCAACGAGAAGTGGTTTCACGGGAAGCTCGGGGCGGGACGGGACGGGCGGCACATCGCCGAGCGCCTGCTCACGGAGTACTGCATCGAGACCGGGGCCCCCGACGGCTCCTTCCTCGTGCGCGAGAGCGAGACCTTCGTGGGCGACTACACCCTCTCCTTCTG gcgGAACGGCAAAGTCCAGCACTGCCGGATCCACTCCCGGCAGGACGCAGGGACCCCCAAGTTCTTCCTGACAGACAACCTCGTCTTCGACTCACTCTATGACCTCATCACACACTACCAGCAGGTGCCCCTGCGCTGCAACGAATTTGAGATGCGCCTCTCAGAGCCCGTCCCACAGACCAACGCCCATGAGAGCAAAGA GTGGTACCACGCGAGCCTGACCAGAGCGCAGGCCGAGCACATGCTGATGCGCGTCCCCCGAGACGGGGCCTTCCTGGTGCGGAAACGGAATGAGCCCAACTCCTACGCCATCTCCTTCCG GGCTGAGGGCAAGATCAAGCACTGCCGCGTCCAGCAGGAGGGCCAGACCGTGATGCTGGGCAACTCAGAGTTTGACAGCCTCGTGGACCTCGTCAGCTACTACGAGAAGCACCCCCTGTACCGCAAGATGAAGCTACGCTATCCCATCAACGAAGAGGCGCTGGAGAAGATCGGCACAGCG GAGCCCGACTACGGGGCCCTGTATGAGGGCCGCAACCCCGGCTTCTACGTGGAGGCGAACCCCATGCCGACTTTCAAG TGCGCCGTCAAAGCTCTCTTCGACTacaaggcccagagagaggacGAGCTGACTTTCACCAAGAGCGCCATCATCCAGAACGtggagaagcaggaaggaggCTG GTGGCGTGGTGACTATGGTGGGAAGAAGCAGCTGTGGTTCCCGTCGAACTACGTGGAAGAGATGGTCAGCCCTGCGGCCCTGGAGCCTGAGAGGGAG CACTTGGACGAGAACAGCCCCCTGGGGGACTTGCTGCGGGGGGTCTTGGATGTGCCGGCTTGTCAGATAG ccatcCGTCCTGAGGGCAAGAACAACCGGCTCTTCGTCTTCTCCATCAGCATGGCGTCGGTGGCACACTGGTCCTTAGATGTGGCTGCCGACTCACAGGAGGAGCTGCAGGACTGGGTGAAAAAGATCCGGGAAGTGGCCCAGACCGCGGATGCCAGG CTCACTGAGGGGAAGATGATGGAGCGGAGGAAGAAGATCGCCCTGGAGCTCTCCGAGCTTGTCGTCTACTGCCGGCCTGTTCCCTTCGACGAAGAGA AGATCGGCACAGAACGCGCCTGCTACCGGGACATGTCATCCTTCCCGGAAACCAAGGCTGAGAAGTACGTGAACAAGGCCAAAGGCAAGAAGTTCCTCCAGTACAACCGGCTGCAGCTCTCCCGCATCTACCCCAAGGGCCAGCGGCTGGACTCCTCCAATTACGACCCCTTGCCCATGTGGATCTGTGGCAGTCAGCTGGTGGCCCTCAACTTCCAGACCCCAG ACAAGCCTATGCAGATGAACCAGGCCCTCTTCCTGGCCGGCGGGCACTGTGGCTACGTGCTGCAGCCGAGCATCATGCGCGACGAGGCCTTCGACCCCTTTGACAAGAGCAGCCTCCGAGGGCTGGAGCCGTGTGCCATCTGCATCGAG GTGCTGGGGGCCCGGCATCTGCCGAAGAATGGCCGAGGTATCGTGTGTCCTTTCGTGGAGCTTGAGGTGGCCGGTGCTGAGTATGACAGCACCAAGCAGAAGACGGAGTTTGTGG TGGACAATGGACTGAACCCCATGTGGCCAGCCAAGCCCTTCCACTTCCAGATCAGTAACCCCGAATTCGCCTTCCTGCGCTTTGTGGTGTATGAGGAAGACATGTTTAGTGACCAGAACTTCCTGGCTCAGGCTACCTTCCCTGTGAAGGGCCTAAAGACAG GATACAGAGCGGTGCCTTTGAAGAACAACTATAGTGAGGACCTGGAGTTGGCCTCCCTGCTCGTCAAGGTCGACGTTTTCCCTGCCAAG CAGGAGAACGGCGACCTCAGTCCCTTTGGGGGTGCGTCCCTGCGGGAGCGGGGCTGCGACGCCTCGGGCCAGCTGTTTCATGGCCGGGCCCGGGAAGGCTCCTTCGAAGCTCGCTACCAGCAGCCATTTGAGGACTTCCGCATCTCCCAGGAGCATCTCGCCGACCATTTTGACAGTCGGGAACGAAG GGCCCCGCGAAGGACTCGGGTCAATGGAGACAACCGCCTCTAG